The genomic region acatatataacACACCACAGGAAAGGGGAAGCCCCCAACAGCATAGCAGGGCCCCTCTAAAGATGTTAAACTCACCATCAGGTTGCTGTTAAGAACATCAAAGTCACTGTAGCGCCGAATaacctgcaacacacacacacacacacacacacacacacacacacacatcagtccATTCATCATTTGATGGTGTTATGATTAAACAAGCACAGTATTGAAGGTTCATTTTACTGCCAAACTAATTCCCTAATTGGCTTtttacagggttcatacacttttcaccactgacttctccatgacctttacctcatttcCCATGACCAAAAGAATGACCCTTTCTCAGCGgaaccactgaaaatggtttattttaacatagaccaggaaaataaggtctgcatctgaaacatgtcgtgcccatctaaaacaaatcaaataggctTACTGGCTTCCACGCGCTAAAGCCactaaaatctctcaccagcaaaacacctcatcagctaaatgccattttacgtttcattactataagatacagtatgtattatcattatagtattactatttcggcgattagataaaatataaattatatttgatgcaactttagttacatttccatgacttttccaaaactttaaGAAAAATAATGTTTTCCAGAACttctccagggcctggaattagctTTTTCAAtatccatgacttttccaggttttcaatgaccgtacgaaccctgtgtTTAGAGTGGTGATATTCACTCCCAGTGATTGTAATTTACCTGCCAGCTGTTCTCTGCAGACACGCCCCTCTGGACCCTGACGATGTACTCCTGAGAGACGAGAGAAAATATAGCACTTTATTGTTTTATCAGTAGAAATATACGTTTATGAAACACGGGGCGAAGGATAGAGGTGACAAATGTGAAATAAACCTTGACATTTCAAAcatctgtgtctgtgtgcgtcTCTGACATTCAGCAAACATTTGAAAAGGTCATTcaagaaaataaaaagtgatATTTTAGAGAGAGGGaatatttaattttaatatttaaacaaggatttaatttatgtgaaaaatatacacattattattattatcaaagaAAGGAAGTTTTACGATGGAATTTGGGAACGTTTTAAGTGATAACATTACACATACACAGTTCAGTCAGTGTTTAAATAAGAATGACTTCATAAAATAACTCTATATAACTCGGTATAAAAAACTAAGTTGtagtattattaaaaaaaattgtcATTAAGATATATACAATTTTAACTACGCAAAAAGATGAAGTCGAAATATGTAAGTAAGTCTTTATCATTAGATTAAGGTCATGGTTTTATGATGAAGAGACTCGTAGTTTCAACAGGTCACAAGAACAGAAAATGCCACGTGGATCAAACAGGTTTTCGATCATGGGTGTGTTCACTTGGTTTCATTTCCAAATAAACGCTTTACATAACATCGTGCAGGGGAGAACCTGAGGAGCTTCAGTACGAGAACAACAACCATGGTATTAGTCTGTTGTTCTTCTTCAATCTGATCCTTCGTACAGTTCATTTCCTGCTCTGAGGTGACATGTGAGCAGCTTCACAACTCAGGCTTTGTAATGGGACTTTAAACAACATTTagcatgacaacaacaacaacaacaacaacgggttTCCAGCATCACAGTGTCTATTATAGGCTATCAAAACCATCTCTTTATGAGATTAGTCTCACTGAGATCAGGTAACGCTTTTATAAAGACAACCTGGCTCAAAGATAGCAGCAACCATGagtttcaacaacaacaaatgcatTGAAATCAAAAATGCTCAGGGAAAGCATTTCAGACAGCTTACTCAATGGATATCACCATTTCACTTTTGTGACGTCTTTCCAAGTCTTTCACATATCTTTTGTTAACTGCAGAAGATCTGTGCCTCTGCCTTTTACTCAATCAAATCATTCTCCATGTCTTACCCTGCACTGCAACTTTGTATTCATTATGTTATTTGTGGCTTTTTTAAGTATGTAAAAGGGGACCcacgttcccatcagcagaaacacgtggctttgctatcctggctccaaaatggtagaatgagctccccattgaaatgaggacagcagaaagcttacacaccttccggcgcagactgaaaactcatctctttcgactccacttcgagcgatagaactattaacaaagcacttatatactaataaagggctgacttacctaaagccagttgagtagcacttgaaatgcttggctctatgaaacctgatgtactttatgattctgtcttcttcaaggttgtgtcttcctggtcgaatgtacttactgtaagtcgctttggataaaagcgtcagctaaatgcaatgtaatgtttttacagGACGTTGTTTCATAATGCTTTTCTTTAGCACTTTATCTTAATGCTTTTATTGTGTTTGTATGTAAAGCACATTGAATTGCCTCATTGAAATGTgctacataaataaaccagccgATATGAACTAAAATCCATTATGCAAagtactttgaattgccttgtttgtttttttaatagtgCAGTTATAATAAACCTGCCTTCTTGCTATCCTCATAACTCTCCACTCGTGAGTCTGTAAGGCTGACCTTTAATCTGCAATCATCTTGGGCGTGTGGAAGCCGTTAAAAACaaaagtattttaaaaatagGGATGCTGCAATACGCTGGAACATGATTCAGCATCTGACTTTCTAAAAAATATTGGGTGACATTTACAAAGCTCTTCGTGACAAATTACCCAATATCTTCTCGGTCTTTTTAACTATCAATCAAATTCAAAGTTAATTCGCTTCCAAAAATAGTTGCCCTTTGAAATTAATCATGTTAATACTGAGATGGGGAAACTAGCGCTTTAATACTATACCATACACAATTGAAACAATCTGCAAAAGCTTGTTAAATTAGACAAGCTAATCCCGTTAAACCAATTTGAATCGTTTGACTGACAGAGCAGTGTGAATGCATGTGTTTTCTTTCAGTTGATGTTCTTTATGTTAACGCCCTTCGCCTGATTGTTGTATAATGTGTTGTTGATGTTTCCTGTAGCAGTCATGTGCTTCTTTTGTTTTATATGTAGGGTAATCAGCGGCCTTTCCCCTGCCACAGGCATGCAGTCCCGCCGAGCTGAAAATCAGTGCAGTAGTATCAGCAGATTCACCGAGTTGGAGTATTATCCTTTTAACAATAATATTATGCTTGTATTTGCAATCTAGAACAAATGTAGTTGACCTAACGACAAGGTTATTATCCAGCACTCACTTAGCAATTTGTGTCAATACAAATGTCTGTGTGTGACTTTAAATGAGGGTTTCCCCAGCACAGTGCAACAGTGAGCAGGGGCCTGGCCTCACAGTGTTGCATTCATTTCAGCCGCTTATATTGGGAAATTCAGAGGTCATCTGACAGATCCAGCCTCAAGGAAATCTGGAATCTGAATAACAGAAATGTGGCTGTTTTGGTTGATTTTCAATGAGGATTAATAGAAAAAAGTCTATAGCAATGAGGAGAAGGCAATGTTTttgatacaaataaatacatgaatataATGATTACGTCCAACATTATTAGTCTCTCCTATGTGTTTATGGTTTTCTTTTACTAACATTAACACCAACAATGATCAGATGCCTGACATTAGCACGCCTGGTTAACCGGCTGGCTCAGCTGATCCCTGTCGGACTGACAACAACAAACAACCGCACATGCGTCCGTTATCGGACAGACCACATGTCCTGCATTAATATTAACAAGGCTAGTTCCATTGTTATTAACGTCTTTTTTGTATTGCACACACGAATTTAAGGTACACATTTCAGTTCAAAGTAATGCTGATCATTGGCTACTCCCAGCATGATGGAATTGTAATGTTGGTTGAAGATGCCACGCTCCTTTAGAGGAAAAATACTTAAttgtttgttgtttataaaaggttATACAACCCACTCCATCTTGAATTCACCATAGATAACATACATCATTTAGCACTTGTAAATTATGAATGTTTTACATCTGTAAAATGCGTGTGGTCTTGATACAATGTTCTGAGCAGGATGTAAAAGGGATAAATCATGTAACATACGTATTTAAATGTTATGTTGCAACAGACCATTACACATTCGACCCGACCATAGTTTGTGTTTTAGAGAGTGTTGGTGGGTCAGAACTAAGAGGAATTTATACAACGCAACACTTTAACCGGTTTAATGTGCTTTAGATCAGCGGCTGTTCTCGGGCTATCACTGGCACTGTCTCAGCTCCTGGTCCTTCATCCAGTCAGTGTCCGTGCTCCACTCCAAAAGCCTGTATATCAGCAGTTTGCAGAGAGTTTCCAGGAAATTGCTTAATCAGTGACAGCGACACAGAGCCAGGGTCAGCTGCCTGTCTGTCCGATAATGGATCTATGTTACAACACTGATGCTTACAATTTGACTATACACGTATTGTTTGAGTTGATTGTTCTgttttaaaactattatgtattTAGTTGTGAACGACGGTTGGTGGTTAGTGTAACGATGTACAGGAAAGGATACGAAATAAAGCTTTCACATCTGTGTCCGATAAAGGAACCGGTGACGCAGCGAGAGGCTCAAACGCCCACTTGTAAATCAACTTAGCTATATTTGTAAACTCACCAATAACCAGACATTAACATCTACCACTAATTAACCATTTAAATAAGCTGTTACCGTTAAACCTACATGTTGTTAACGGTTACCTGCCGTTTTATTCCCGATAAACACTCACCGTGTGGGACTGCAGGTTCTGGCTGGCTTCGATCACCGCAGACAGCGGCACGGTGTCGTCCAGCAGCAGCCTGCCGGGGGCCGGCTTCTCCAGGTAAGACATTCCCGGAGGATAAACGGTGAAAGTCTGATGTAAACGTCCGTGTGTCACTGACTGAAAACGCCGGGAAGACACTGAGGAGGAGCCCCGCTGAGCCGAGCAGGAAACAGCAAGAGATGCAAACtagctgttagcttagctttacCGTAACCAAGAAACGCTGCTACGCAACCAACGTCACGGAGCGTCAGTGCCCCCTGCTGGTCCGGAGGGAGAACTGCAAAGGGAAATGCCGATCATGAACTATTACACAATTATGAAGTTGACCCTAACCCCCATAACTGAACAAAACACGGAGTTTGattaaacgtttttttttatttgtataaatGTCTTGCTTAATAAGCTTTCTATGGGGGGAACATAATCACCTATTTTCATTAGAATGTTGTACCAATTTGTGATCGTTATGCATCGATTTATGGTCTAAGCAGTATTGAATATATACAACAAAATGTGTAGGTCCTGAACgagaaaaaacaaagaaaatatcTGAGACACTatataaatactttattaaatgtttttcaTGATTCTTGAAACGTTTTAATTCTGTGCTGTGCAGTATATTGTTTGTGTTCATTGTTTTCCCAGTctgtttttaaaaagggggtcGTAATTACTCCAAAATTCAAAGATAACTTTGTCATAAAAAAAGATTTAGTTTTTATTCCACACAGAATATCTCACACAAAATAAAGAGCAGATTAAACATCAAAAAATGTAATGAAACGACTGACGCCTCTTTCTTCTAGCTGCTCTATCCAAATGCACTTCCTGCTGTgcacatgataaaaaaaaaacatcaattACAACACAAAAACAAAAGGGAGGGGATTCTGTCATGAAAAAATACTGCTGCAACTAAAATATTTCGGGAAGTCGGGCTGCACTGTTTGTGCTGCAATGGAGACTTTATTTATTCACTGCAAATAACATAATgttcttcctcctctcactccttcttctgctgctcctcaggcatcatcaccatcacctcCCCCTCCATCACCACCTTGTCCTTCACAGAGCACGTCACGGCGATGAAGGCGAACGACATCTTGATCTTGCGAATCTCGGCCTCGGCCAGCACCTCCTCTCCGATGTAGAGCGGCGCGGGGAAGCGGATCTCCTGGTACAGGAAGATGCAGCCGCGGCCCGGCATCCTGGTCCCGAGCACGGCCGAGATCAGACCGTTGATGAGGACGCCGTGGACGATGGGCGCCTCGAAGGCGGTGGTGCTGGCGTAGACGGGGTCCAGGTGGACCGGGTTGTTGTCACCAGTCAGCTCGGCGAACAGCTGCACATCTCGGGCAGAGAACGCTTTGGTGAGGGAGGCTTTCTGGCCGACGTGGAGCAGACgacaggagggaggagagaggcaGCGCCGCCGCCTCGGGTTAATAAAGAATCTGCTCCACAGGAAACTCATCCTCCGTCAGTCCAGCTGCAGCTCCCGACTGTTTCCTGTCAGCGCCAGCAAGAACGGAGACACCTGGAGTCAAAACAAAAGATATAAGGTTGAGAAATGAGCCCTAAAACACAAAAATAGTTCCTATTTTCCCACTTCAGGTTCCctaattaaaaatatattaataCCTGTAGGGAAATTCAGGTGTCAGAGCAGTAACAGCACGAATTTCCAAAAGtgagatcaataaagtatctatccatccatccatccatccatccatctatctatccatccatccatctatccatccatccatccatctatccatccatccatccatctatatatctataagAGTGATACACAGGAAAGGACAGGCAAGAGTTGAATCGAAGAtgaataaaatatgaatagtgaCAGTATACATAACATTTACAACAATAGAATTAAGTAAAACAAAGAGTAGGTTAAAGTTAACAGATGCACAGATAAAGATAATTGTGtttttgaatatatatatatttttttacccATTCCTAAGACAATTTAGCACATTTCCGCACAATACTACCACTTTCCAAATTGTACTGTACGCGATACACAGTCATTTGTGATATACTTATTATATATTaccttttttgtattttatattttttaacatttgaatttCTCCTACTGTGTTCATCTATGCAGCATTATACACCAATCAAATTCCTTTCATTTGAAAACCTACTATGCAATGGCTCAAATCGAGATTCTTGTCTTGAGAAGAAAGCAGTCTTGAATAAAGCTTGCACAAATAAATCGACAATACGTGATCACACATTGTTTTGCTTGCCGTATAATATGAACATTGGGGTTCATCCCCGAGTAGATGTCAGTGAAGAAGAAGGTCTCTTTATATTGCATTGATGGTTCTGTATTTTTAAACAAATCAACATTCAAAATACACAAAGGTGTACAGTATAAAGGTGAATCCAAGGCTGCGTCctcttatttttttctttgtctGTTTTGCCCTTATTACAGAGGGACTGGTAAGGTTTGCGGATCAGATTTGAACCCTTATCCACTGCCATAAGGAGCCTCAGTACTATTAGCTCTCTACTAGAGCTTACTGTGCAGCCCAAGATGTATCATTTTAACTTCGACTCAGATATCTAACTGCCTCTAAGCAGCTAATGCACAACATAAAGGTCCTTTTTGCACACTGATTTGGAGTGGATGTGCTGACCTGCAGCACTCTGAAGGCACAGGCTTGTTTCTGGTACGAGCCCAGCAGAGTCAGGGAGCTCCACAGCTTCACCAAGCCCCTGAGAGAaaaaaaaccacacacacacacacacacacacacacacacacacacacacacacacacacacacacacacacacacacacacacacacacacacacacacacacacacacacacacacacacacacacacacacacacacacacacacacacacacacacacacacacacacacacacacacacacacacacacacacacacacacacacacacacacacacacacacacacacacacacacacacacacacacacacacacacacacacacgtaaatatagatataaaaaaacatcttgtgTAGAAGGAGTGAAAATGTGTTTTCCATTGTGCTGCTGCTGAACTCACTTGCTGTAAACACGCAGAAAGGCAGTGAGCGTGTCTTCATCATACTTCAACAGGTCAAAGTTCAACGCTGCTCCCACCTGGAACACATACACAAAAGCTAAATAGGTATAGTTACTCTAATACTGCACTTCAGTACAGTTTTGAGGTACTTAACTTTATACTACATGTTGGAAGCCAATATTGCAc from Pseudochaenichthys georgianus chromosome 5, fPseGeo1.2, whole genome shotgun sequence harbors:
- the rpp14 gene encoding ribonuclease P protein subunit p14 isoform X1 yields the protein MSFLWSRFFINPRRRRCLSPPSCRLLHVGQKASLTKAFSARDVQLFAELTGDNNPVHLDPVYASTTAFEAPIVHGVLINGLISAVLGTRMPGRGCIFLYQEIRFPAPLYIGEEVLAEAEIRKIKMSFAFIAVTCSVKDKVVMEGEVMVMMPEEQQKKE
- the rpp14 gene encoding ribonuclease P protein subunit p14 isoform X2, yielding MSCADTKDKPALYQRVVLKNASPYHYMKVCLVLEDESTRLNAVDLKQFIISGLDSLYGEVGAALNFDLLKYDEDTLTAFLRVYSKGLVKLWSSLTLLGSYQKQACAFRVLQVSPFLLALTGNSRELQLD